Proteins from a single region of Methanoculleus taiwanensis:
- a CDS encoding PAS domain-containing protein, producing MFSWYGIMTQLFFVAAVAVALLGAFVLGKNPASRLHQIFFLSSVTGSLWAFSEFMQFALGEASAGVWNAVGAIWPVDTALTVHFILLFTKNRHLRGSRTPWTLAGLYLPAVAFAAAAYSIETDYANVHPVILLAYFWTLACATLAWLLCTRYMLRVPDGAERRQARLVAVGISVPLLSGFSYLAADTIPFFAIFELPAVTAIWYTFFVGYAIWRYGLFIITPQTTADTIVSTMNDGLLLLDDNNHIIETNAALTAMLGRDRPGLAGTPADTLFADRPEAGRIFSAIRTDGSVSDRETTLEQRDGRPLPVSISGAGIRSDDGAFAGAVVILRDITERKRHENALRESNRKLALLSSITRHDLLNQVMVLRGHLSFASEDTKDPILLNRLAKCDTAAGIIQQQVEFTRDYQDLGQQSPVWQNVGTIVEREAASFRSYPVTIRADTDGAEIYADPLFSRVVYNLIENALRHGGNVTEITFSVRRDNGSTFLRCEDDGQGVPMEERDGLFRWGVGRNTGHGLFLSREILAITGIALLETGTHGSGARFDMRVPDGNIRYGKA from the coding sequence GTGTTCTCCTGGTATGGGATTATGACACAGCTCTTCTTCGTCGCTGCCGTCGCCGTGGCCCTCCTCGGGGCATTTGTCCTTGGAAAGAATCCTGCGAGTCGCCTCCATCAGATATTCTTTCTCTCCTCGGTCACGGGATCGCTCTGGGCGTTCAGCGAATTCATGCAGTTCGCGCTCGGGGAGGCGTCCGCCGGCGTCTGGAACGCAGTGGGAGCGATCTGGCCCGTCGATACCGCCCTTACCGTTCACTTCATCCTCTTGTTTACGAAAAATCGGCACCTCCGCGGCTCCCGTACCCCCTGGACGCTCGCCGGCCTCTACCTTCCCGCCGTGGCGTTTGCAGCTGCAGCGTACTCGATCGAGACGGACTACGCAAACGTGCATCCCGTCATTCTCCTGGCGTACTTCTGGACGCTCGCCTGCGCCACGCTCGCCTGGCTCCTCTGCACCCGGTATATGCTTCGGGTTCCGGACGGGGCTGAACGACGGCAGGCCAGACTCGTCGCCGTCGGAATATCCGTCCCGCTGTTGTCGGGCTTTTCCTACCTCGCCGCGGATACGATACCGTTCTTCGCGATATTCGAGCTCCCGGCGGTCACCGCGATCTGGTACACATTCTTCGTCGGATACGCGATCTGGAGGTACGGACTCTTCATCATCACCCCGCAGACGACGGCGGATACCATTGTATCCACGATGAACGACGGGCTGCTGCTCCTCGACGACAATAACCACATCATCGAGACGAACGCTGCGCTGACGGCGATGCTCGGGCGCGACCGCCCCGGTCTCGCCGGCACTCCGGCAGATACGCTCTTCGCCGACCGCCCGGAGGCCGGGCGGATCTTCTCGGCCATCCGGACGGACGGATCGGTCTCTGACCGCGAAACCACCCTGGAGCAGAGAGACGGCCGCCCGCTCCCGGTAAGTATCTCCGGCGCCGGTATCCGGAGCGACGACGGAGCATTTGCCGGAGCTGTGGTGATACTCCGGGATATCACAGAACGGAAGAGGCACGAGAACGCCCTCCGGGAGTCGAACAGAAAACTCGCCCTCCTCTCAAGCATCACCCGGCACGACCTCTTAAACCAGGTGATGGTTCTCCGTGGTCACCTCTCCTTTGCGTCGGAGGATACAAAAGATCCCATCCTTCTCAACCGGCTTGCAAAATGCGATACGGCGGCCGGGATCATCCAGCAGCAGGTCGAGTTCACCCGTGACTATCAGGATCTCGGCCAGCAGTCTCCGGTCTGGCAGAACGTCGGAACCATCGTGGAGAGGGAGGCCGCCTCGTTCCGGAGCTATCCGGTGACGATCCGTGCCGATACCGATGGTGCCGAGATCTATGCCGATCCCCTCTTCTCCAGGGTCGTCTACAACCTCATTGAGAACGCGCTCCGCCACGGCGGGAATGTGACGGAGATCACCTTCTCGGTCAGGCGCGACAACGGCAGCACGTTCCTCCGGTGCGAGGACGACGGACAGGGCGTCCCGATGGAGGAGAGGGACGGACTCTTCCGGTGGGGTGTCGGCAGGAACACCGGCCACGGCCTCTTCCTCTCGCGTGAGATCCTCGCCATCACCGGGATTGCCCTCCTGGAGACCGGAACGCACGGCAGCGGAGCCCGGTTCGATATGCGAGTCCCGGACGGCAACATCCGATACGGCAAGGCATAG
- a CDS encoding DUF3303 domain-containing protein — MLFVLWYQFEPEHTHRVVELWKHFQFPSDVKVHHRYVLIGRHMSVAVFEADDEKSVMRITAPFSSYGVAHVAPAMPIEEAIKVQ; from the coding sequence ATGCTGTTTGTCCTGTGGTACCAGTTCGAGCCGGAGCATACGCACCGGGTCGTGGAACTCTGGAAACATTTCCAGTTTCCGTCGGACGTGAAGGTGCATCATCGGTATGTCCTGATCGGGAGACACATGTCGGTAGCGGTCTTCGAGGCCGACGACGAGAAGTCCGTGATGCGGATCACCGCACCGTTCAGCTCCTACGGCGTGGCGCACGTCGCACCGGCGATGCCGATCGAAGAAGCAATCAAAGTGCAGTGA
- a CDS encoding DNA alkylation repair protein, with translation MDPVIESIRQELAAHADPEIRKKSQRFFKEDVRCYGMKTATATAIAKKYWKDVKSRDKQEIFRLCEELYRSGLMEEAFVVSTWVPKLADRFEPDDIAVFSRWIDTYITNWAACDGFCNHAVGDLVMRYPDLIGELQGWTQSENRWMRRAAAVSLIVPAKRGMFLAEVFAIADLLLTDTDDMVQKGYGWLLKEASRKHQDEVFAYVMQKKREMPRTALRYAVELMPKDLRAEAMKKDW, from the coding sequence ATGGATCCGGTCATCGAATCGATACGGCAGGAACTCGCGGCGCACGCGGACCCCGAGATCCGGAAGAAGTCGCAGCGGTTCTTCAAGGAAGACGTCCGGTGCTACGGGATGAAGACCGCAACCGCAACGGCAATTGCAAAGAAGTACTGGAAAGACGTCAAGTCCCGGGATAAGCAAGAGATCTTCCGGCTCTGCGAAGAGCTCTACCGCTCGGGGCTCATGGAGGAGGCGTTCGTGGTATCCACATGGGTTCCGAAGCTCGCAGACAGGTTCGAACCCGATGACATCGCCGTCTTTTCCCGCTGGATCGATACCTACATCACCAACTGGGCTGCCTGCGATGGGTTCTGCAATCACGCCGTCGGGGATCTCGTCATGCGGTATCCCGACCTGATCGGGGAGCTGCAGGGCTGGACGCAGTCGGAGAACCGCTGGATGCGGCGGGCGGCAGCAGTCTCGCTGATCGTGCCGGCAAAGCGCGGGATGTTCCTCGCCGAGGTCTTCGCGATCGCCGACCTGCTCCTCACCGATACGGATGATATGGTGCAGAAGGGCTACGGGTGGCTCTTAAAGGAGGCGAGCCGGAAGCACCAGGACGAAGTCTTCGCCTATGTCATGCAGAAGAAGCGGGAGATGCCCCGGACGGCGCTCCGGTACGCCGTCGAGCTGATGCCGAAAGATCTCCGGGCGGAGGCGATGAAGAAAGACTGGTGA
- a CDS encoding GNAT family N-acetyltransferase, translating to MEFIVREMSAADREDLHRIHLEGIATGNATFESEAPSWERWDAGHIRSCRFVAVGNGKILGWAALSPYSGRPVYAGVAEVSVYVGKDARGLGVGSALLAELIAASEREGFWTLQAGIFPENEPSLALHKKHGFCVVGRRERLGRMKDGTWRDVLLLERRSLRAGL from the coding sequence ATGGAATTCATCGTACGGGAAATGAGCGCCGCTGACCGGGAAGATCTCCACCGTATTCATCTGGAGGGTATTGCCACCGGCAACGCAACGTTCGAATCGGAAGCACCGTCATGGGAGCGTTGGGATGCGGGCCATATTCGATCCTGCCGTTTTGTTGCCGTCGGCAACGGGAAGATTCTGGGCTGGGCAGCGCTCAGCCCCTACTCCGGGCGCCCGGTTTACGCCGGCGTGGCCGAAGTCAGTGTCTACGTAGGAAAAGATGCCCGAGGGTTGGGGGTCGGGAGCGCGCTCTTAGCCGAGCTCATCGCCGCATCGGAACGGGAAGGGTTCTGGACGCTACAGGCAGGCATCTTTCCGGAGAACGAACCCAGCCTCGCCCTCCATAAGAAGCACGGCTTTTGCGTCGTCGGCCGCCGCGAACGCCTGGGCCGGATGAAAGATGGCACCTGGCGGGACGTGCTGCTCCTGGAACGCAGGAGTCTCAGGGCGGGTCTATGA
- a CDS encoding GNAT family N-acetyltransferase: MPPIEYHTIGITDIELIRPLWVRLNDHHHTHARAFRSRYERMTFADRKAHFVRLIAAGALQVDLAFDPAAGRYVGYCVSSLSPEMTGEIESIYVEETYRSAGIGTTLVNRALAWLDANGSVRNRVSVADGNEESFSFYWKFGFCPRQTVLEQKRE; encoded by the coding sequence ATGCCTCCTATCGAATATCACACCATTGGCATCACCGATATCGAACTGATCCGCCCGCTCTGGGTCAGGCTCAACGACCATCACCATACACATGCCCGGGCGTTCCGGAGCCGGTACGAGCGGATGACCTTCGCCGACCGGAAGGCACACTTCGTGAGACTCATAGCGGCCGGCGCCCTGCAGGTCGACCTTGCCTTCGATCCGGCGGCTGGCAGATACGTGGGTTACTGCGTAAGTTCGCTCTCGCCGGAGATGACGGGCGAGATCGAGTCGATCTATGTCGAAGAGACGTACCGCTCAGCAGGGATCGGCACGACCCTCGTGAACCGGGCGCTCGCGTGGCTGGATGCGAACGGCTCGGTCAGGAACCGGGTCTCGGTCGCCGACGGGAACGAGGAGTCCTTTTCGTTTTATTGGAAATTCGGGTTCTGCCCCCGGCAGACGGTGCTCGAGCAGAAGAGGGAGTAG
- a CDS encoding winged helix-turn-helix transcriptional regulator, with protein sequence MIYTKNGKTYHCPVEAALDVIGGKWKPLILWALGDDVMRFSELQKMIPGVNTKMLTKQLRELEADGVLTRTVYPEVPPRVEYAITDFGKTLLPIMEALCAWGAQYLGIDDAAVSRCPTKAGKGKA encoded by the coding sequence ATGATCTACACGAAGAACGGGAAGACGTACCATTGCCCGGTCGAGGCTGCACTCGACGTCATCGGAGGAAAATGGAAGCCGCTTATCCTCTGGGCGCTCGGCGACGATGTGATGCGCTTTTCCGAGCTGCAGAAGATGATACCGGGAGTCAACACGAAGATGCTCACGAAGCAGCTCCGCGAGCTCGAGGCGGACGGGGTTCTCACGAGGACGGTGTATCCCGAGGTGCCGCCCCGGGTGGAATATGCCATCACGGACTTCGGCAAGACCCTGCTCCCGATCATGGAAGCGCTCTGCGCCTGGGGTGCGCAATATCTCGGCATCGACGATGCGGCCGTATCCCGATGCCCGACGAAGGCCGGGAAAGGGAAGGCATGA
- a CDS encoding flavin reductase family protein encodes MDKIQIGLNFFIPMPVVLVGTQVNGKANFMTVGWCSRANANPPMILCGIGNHHYTPRGIAETETFSVNIPSSALMEKTDYCGLVSGDATDKSGVFDIFYGSLKTAPMIRECPVNLECRLVQAVPLPTNTIFIGEIAGAYADASVMQDGKPDFPAIDPLLLTMPDNRYRRLGEPAGDAWSAGRDLIQQSQRT; translated from the coding sequence ATGGATAAGATACAGATCGGACTGAACTTCTTCATCCCGATGCCGGTAGTGCTCGTCGGGACGCAGGTGAACGGAAAAGCGAACTTCATGACCGTAGGCTGGTGCTCGCGGGCGAACGCGAACCCGCCTATGATCCTCTGCGGAATCGGGAACCACCACTATACGCCACGAGGGATTGCAGAGACGGAGACCTTCTCGGTGAATATCCCGTCATCGGCTCTGATGGAGAAGACCGATTACTGCGGGCTCGTCTCCGGGGATGCGACTGACAAGTCCGGCGTGTTCGATATCTTCTACGGCTCGCTCAAGACCGCACCGATGATCCGGGAATGCCCGGTAAATCTCGAATGCCGCCTCGTGCAGGCGGTGCCGCTTCCGACCAATACGATCTTTATCGGCGAGATTGCGGGGGCGTATGCAGATGCGTCGGTGATGCAGGACGGAAAACCGGACTTCCCCGCGATCGACCCGCTCCTCCTGACGATGCCCGACAACCGCTACCGGCGGCTCGGGGAACCTGCAGGGGATGCTTGGAGCGCCGGCAGGGACCTGATACAGCAGTCGCAAAGAACCTGA
- a CDS encoding nitroreductase family protein produces METIFVDQDLCTRCGICSVVCPISIVDAADDHTLPEVREEKAGMCIVCGHCEVSCPSQALLLNVRPDEKVGIPAGAGALSAEGLGVYLQKRRSVRHYTDDPVSRETILQILDIARYAPSGGNGQPVQWLVVHDPENVQKIAGLTVDWMKTLLQSSHPMSGYVPGLIGAWEAGNDVICRGAPHLLFAHVPEGNPVASVDAIIALTHVDIAAPAFGIGTCWAGFVAMAAASHEPLQRELGLPAGRKSAYAMMFGHPQYRVCGIPRRSPAQVTWR; encoded by the coding sequence ATGGAAACCATATTCGTAGATCAGGATCTCTGCACCCGCTGCGGGATCTGTTCCGTCGTCTGCCCGATCTCGATTGTCGATGCGGCGGATGACCATACCCTTCCCGAAGTTCGGGAGGAGAAGGCCGGGATGTGTATTGTCTGCGGGCACTGCGAAGTCTCCTGCCCGTCGCAGGCGCTCCTCCTGAATGTCAGGCCGGACGAGAAGGTGGGTATACCGGCCGGTGCCGGCGCCCTGTCGGCTGAAGGCCTCGGTGTTTACCTGCAAAAGCGCCGGTCCGTCCGTCATTACACAGACGATCCCGTCTCCAGGGAGACGATCCTGCAGATTCTCGATATCGCCCGGTACGCACCTTCGGGAGGAAACGGACAGCCGGTACAGTGGCTTGTCGTTCACGATCCGGAGAACGTCCAAAAAATCGCCGGGCTGACCGTCGACTGGATGAAGACCCTGCTGCAGAGCAGCCATCCGATGAGCGGCTACGTGCCGGGGCTCATCGGAGCATGGGAGGCAGGGAACGATGTCATCTGCCGCGGCGCTCCGCACCTGCTCTTTGCCCACGTGCCGGAAGGGAACCCGGTCGCATCCGTGGATGCCATCATCGCGCTGACACACGTCGATATCGCCGCCCCGGCATTCGGCATCGGCACCTGCTGGGCCGGCTTTGTCGCAATGGCCGCCGCCTCGCACGAGCCGCTCCAAAGAGAACTCGGCCTCCCCGCAGGGCGGAAGAGCGCCTATGCAATGATGTTCGGCCATCCGCAGTACAGGGTCTGCGGCATCCCCCGCAGGAGCCCGGCGCAGGTGACCTGGAGATAG
- a CDS encoding flavodoxin family protein has protein sequence MAEKYPRERAAMTVIAINGSPRKTWNTATLLEHALEGAASEGAETELVHLYDLDFKGCSSCFACKLKGGKSYGRCAVHDELTPVLDRIAEADGLILGSPIYFGTVTGEMRSFMERLLFPYLVYSSPPSSLFERKIRTAFIYTMNAPEAYAKEIYAGHIGANEYALKMLFGQAESLCSFETLQFEDYDKVVFSYFDPEERRERHRTVFPEDCRRGFELGARLGKTA, from the coding sequence ATGGCTGAAAAGTATCCCCGGGAACGAGCTGCCATGACTGTTATCGCGATCAACGGGAGCCCACGAAAAACGTGGAACACGGCAACCTTGCTCGAACACGCGCTCGAAGGCGCCGCATCGGAGGGGGCGGAGACGGAACTCGTCCACCTCTACGACCTTGACTTCAAGGGATGCTCGAGCTGCTTTGCCTGCAAGCTGAAAGGCGGAAAGAGTTACGGGAGATGTGCCGTGCACGACGAACTGACCCCGGTACTCGACCGGATCGCCGAAGCGGACGGCCTCATCCTCGGTTCGCCGATCTACTTCGGCACCGTTACCGGGGAGATGCGGTCTTTTATGGAGCGGCTGCTCTTCCCGTACCTGGTGTACTCGAGTCCCCCATCCTCCCTCTTCGAACGGAAGATCCGGACGGCTTTTATCTACACGATGAATGCTCCTGAAGCGTACGCAAAGGAGATCTACGCAGGCCATATCGGAGCCAACGAGTATGCCCTGAAGATGCTGTTTGGTCAGGCGGAGTCGCTCTGCTCGTTCGAGACGCTCCAGTTCGAGGACTACGATAAGGTCGTCTTCAGCTACTTCGACCCTGAGGAGCGGCGGGAACGGCACAGGACGGTCTTCCCGGAGGACTGCAGGCGGGGATTCGAATTGGGCGCTCGCCTGGGAAAAACCGCGTGA
- a CDS encoding metallophosphoesterase, whose protein sequence is MTRILAFSDLAWGVKMRGSSGNRRVDASSFLRVVRETDPAIVVFAGDAAYDRCSRAEPNETDRFIGLLRHLVSAGRHCIVVEGNNDDSIGTYNRVRDAAEASPYLHEVSSRTEAVRGIRFLGVPTGNERRMAESVLEAVDIVVAHAPYANRTWLFDLPAACIITGHYGTLVGEIAGKAYISLDCSPFSYAVIDWQQGWRRIEYAAVSATGTCRIEVHREDGFAGATGTGCGPAELRRLTEGEGPIPYRDEIEALRRAKSEIAIFGREEVFGRLLGRGIPKTHIERYLGRRQVMNRHAR, encoded by the coding sequence ATGACGAGGATACTGGCGTTCAGCGATCTTGCATGGGGAGTGAAGATGCGGGGCTCTTCCGGGAACCGGAGGGTCGACGCCTCCTCGTTCCTCCGCGTGGTCAGGGAGACCGACCCTGCAATCGTTGTCTTTGCCGGCGATGCCGCCTACGACCGGTGTTCACGGGCGGAGCCGAACGAGACCGACCGGTTCATCGGCCTTCTTCGCCACCTCGTATCAGCAGGAAGGCACTGCATCGTCGTCGAGGGGAACAACGACGACTCAATCGGCACGTACAACCGTGTCCGCGATGCAGCAGAAGCAAGCCCCTACCTCCACGAAGTCTCGTCAAGGACAGAGGCCGTTCGCGGCATACGCTTCCTCGGCGTCCCCACCGGGAACGAGCGGAGGATGGCCGAATCAGTCCTCGAAGCGGTCGATATCGTGGTGGCGCACGCCCCGTACGCAAACCGGACGTGGCTCTTCGATCTTCCGGCAGCGTGCATCATCACCGGCCACTACGGGACGCTGGTCGGCGAGATTGCCGGAAAGGCGTATATCTCCCTCGACTGCTCACCGTTCTCCTACGCGGTGATCGATTGGCAGCAGGGGTGGCGGCGGATCGAGTACGCCGCAGTCTCCGCAACCGGAACCTGCCGTATCGAGGTGCACCGGGAGGATGGTTTTGCCGGGGCGACAGGCACCGGCTGTGGCCCTGCCGAGCTCCGGCGCCTGACGGAGGGGGAAGGGCCGATCCCATACCGCGACGAGATCGAAGCGCTGCGCCGGGCAAAGAGCGAGATCGCGATCTTCGGCCGGGAGGAGGTCTTCGGACGCCTGCTCGGAAGGGGGATACCAAAGACGCATATCGAGCGATACCTCGGGAGACGGCAGGTCATGAATCGTCATGCACGATAA
- a CDS encoding ATP-binding protein — protein MLDVSRDLRVDGLEIYAGLLLEKVFVVLVENVVLHAAGATRISLQYRETDDGAGIPQHLKEQMFERRFEEKPGMALFLARAFLSIADIAIRETGEPEGGARFEMLVPKGAYRFAEGAE, from the coding sequence ATGCTTGATGTTTCCCGCGATCTCAGAGTCGACGGGCTCGAGATCTATGCTGGCCTGCTCCTTGAGAAGGTCTTCGTGGTGCTGGTGGAGAACGTCGTCCTGCACGCCGCAGGGGCAACGAGGATCAGCCTGCAGTACCGTGAGACCGACGACGGGGCCGGAATACCTCAGCACCTGAAAGAGCAGATGTTTGAGAGGAGGTTCGAGGAAAAGCCAGGGATGGCCCTTTTCCTTGCCCGCGCGTTTCTCTCCATCGCCGACATAGCAATCCGGGAGACCGGCGAGCCGGAGGGCGGGGCACGGTTTGAGATGCTGGTGCCGAAGGGGGCGTACCGGTTCGCAGAGGGCGCGGAGTAA
- a CDS encoding sensor histidine kinase has translation MIDTDTVILCTIVVEVFLAIPLAAYWKMQSTYPGFSVSFLSLLTMAVGQTASLFLDGVLPERGVMIINGFCILLAVLFLLDGLTRFFRKSPLRREIYVAGIPALVAAALLIAMTQNLLLLNILFSGTFVLIVSQSIAVLLAAQEQRTLSRLLASIYALLILLIVLRLVSGVFDPTAFTLVNDTPLQRIGRLFVLVTTFTATFLFLLLHFQRMSTELTCAKRAAEDLADRYALAISSGDAGIWDMDIRTGALARDASLDRLVGAGAGTDASMQDIRHHLEGNEEFRRLQETVGRYERDGGDLTTEFPIRRDDGSLQHLRAHVRVIPGKEREDARAIGLLYDITPLRKAEAALKTAHEKLNLLTGITRHDILNQAMVVTAYGEMLLERPRNAEEERMIRAVVESGERITHLIRFTGQYQNLGLQEPDWIDPVAVMSDASLRSLLGKQTLHLPAPGTRIYADGMFEKVLYNLVDNSCRHGGKVTTVTLSYRFDAGSLIIVYEDDGVGVPDSDKEAIFRRGVGKNSGLGLFLSREILAITGLSIRETGTHGKGARFEIHVPPGLFRIPGDECPGS, from the coding sequence ATGATTGATACGGATACGGTGATCCTCTGCACCATCGTCGTCGAGGTCTTCCTCGCGATACCCCTTGCCGCGTACTGGAAGATGCAGAGTACCTATCCCGGTTTCTCCGTATCGTTTCTCAGCCTCCTGACCATGGCCGTCGGGCAGACGGCCTCCCTCTTCCTCGACGGAGTCCTGCCGGAGCGGGGCGTCATGATTATAAACGGCTTCTGCATCCTGCTCGCAGTACTCTTCCTCCTCGACGGGCTCACCCGTTTCTTCCGCAAAAGCCCGCTTCGGCGCGAGATCTACGTTGCCGGGATCCCTGCCCTCGTCGCCGCTGCTCTGCTTATCGCGATGACGCAAAACCTCCTCCTGCTCAACATCCTCTTCTCCGGAACATTCGTCCTGATCGTCTCGCAGAGCATCGCCGTCCTCCTCGCCGCTCAGGAGCAGAGAACCCTCTCCCGCCTGCTGGCATCCATCTACGCCCTGCTCATACTCCTGATCGTTCTGCGCCTCGTATCCGGGGTATTCGATCCGACCGCCTTCACACTCGTCAACGATACGCCCCTGCAGAGGATAGGGCGCCTCTTCGTCCTCGTGACAACCTTTACTGCGACGTTCCTGTTTCTCCTCCTGCATTTCCAGAGGATGTCGACCGAACTCACCTGTGCGAAGCGGGCGGCCGAAGACCTCGCCGACCGTTATGCCCTTGCAATCTCCTCGGGGGATGCGGGTATCTGGGATATGGACATAAGGACGGGAGCACTCGCTCGCGACGCCTCGCTCGACCGCCTCGTCGGAGCCGGTGCGGGTACCGATGCGAGTATGCAGGATATCCGGCACCATCTTGAGGGGAACGAGGAGTTTCGCCGGCTGCAGGAGACAGTCGGGCGGTACGAGCGGGACGGTGGCGATCTGACGACCGAGTTTCCGATACGGCGCGACGACGGGAGCCTGCAGCACCTCCGAGCGCACGTCCGGGTGATCCCGGGGAAGGAGCGGGAGGATGCCCGGGCGATCGGGCTCCTCTACGACATCACGCCCCTCCGGAAGGCAGAGGCCGCCCTGAAGACGGCGCACGAGAAGCTGAACCTGCTCACCGGCATCACCCGCCACGACATCCTCAACCAGGCGATGGTCGTCACCGCCTACGGCGAGATGCTGCTTGAACGGCCACGGAATGCCGAGGAGGAGCGGATGATCCGGGCGGTCGTCGAAAGCGGCGAGAGGATCACCCACCTGATCCGGTTCACCGGCCAGTACCAGAACCTCGGGCTGCAGGAGCCGGATTGGATCGATCCCGTCGCAGTCATGAGCGACGCCTCCTTGAGAAGCCTTCTCGGGAAGCAGACGCTCCATCTCCCGGCGCCGGGCACCCGGATCTATGCCGACGGTATGTTCGAAAAGGTGCTCTACAACCTGGTCGACAACTCCTGCAGGCACGGCGGGAAGGTCACCACCGTCACCCTCTCCTACCGCTTCGATGCCGGAAGCCTCATTATCGTCTACGAGGACGACGGCGTCGGCGTTCCGGACAGTGATAAGGAGGCGATCTTCCGGCGGGGTGTCGGGAAGAATTCCGGGCTCGGCCTGTTTCTCTCACGCGAGATACTCGCCATCACGGGGCTGTCGATCCGGGAGACCGGGACGCACGGCAAGGGTGCACGGTTCGAGATCCACGTGCCGCCGGGACTCTTCCGCATACCGGGCGACGAGTGCCCTGGGTCGTAA
- a CDS encoding cupin domain-containing protein, translating into MEQKNVLDIFDQGVVFLPDLEIMSAEKPWYPHPEWKGVFLKDLVTGKETGGAFSYHLVRVWKNHEVMDHNHETQWEWNRIIDGTGVFLFEDKEIPLADGQTFVTPPGVRHAVSAHHEDLSLLAVFVPALV; encoded by the coding sequence ATGGAACAGAAGAACGTCCTGGATATCTTTGACCAGGGAGTCGTGTTTCTCCCCGATCTTGAGATCATGAGTGCGGAAAAACCCTGGTATCCGCATCCTGAGTGGAAAGGGGTCTTTCTCAAAGACCTGGTGACCGGAAAAGAGACTGGCGGTGCGTTCAGTTACCACCTCGTCCGGGTGTGGAAGAACCATGAGGTCATGGACCATAACCATGAAACCCAGTGGGAATGGAATCGTATCATCGACGGGACGGGGGTCTTTTTGTTCGAAGACAAGGAAATTCCCCTCGCTGACGGTCAGACATTTGTCACCCCGCCAGGAGTCCGTCATGCGGTGAGTGCGCACCATGAGGATCTTTCGCTGCTGGCAGTGTTCGTACCGGCGCTCGTATGA
- a CDS encoding TIGR03557 family F420-dependent LLM class oxidoreductase: METKVGYFASLEQYKPRDALEQTIRAENVGFDSVWADDHFHPWYHTNAQSAQAWAWMGAALEATKKVFISTCITCPVMRYNPAIVAQTFATLRQMYPGRVGIAVGAGEAMNEVPVTGEWPSVPERQDMTVEAIGVMRQLWGSQEPVTFKGKYFTLDKAFMYTKPEDEVPLYFSGMGPKGARLAGKYGDHLMTVAADPSVLKNVTIPNFVKGAADAGKDPAKMERAMLIWYSVDPDYDKAIEGLRFWAGCLVPAMFKYKVYDSKEVELHANLVGHDTMKENFMVATDAEGLIKEIERFKAAGITHFCLGNSSPDVNRGIDIFKEVIPAVKD; this comes from the coding sequence ATGGAAACGAAAGTAGGATATTTCGCGTCTCTGGAGCAGTACAAGCCGAGGGATGCACTGGAACAGACCATTCGGGCAGAAAATGTCGGTTTTGACTCGGTCTGGGCCGACGACCATTTCCACCCGTGGTATCACACGAATGCGCAGTCCGCACAGGCCTGGGCATGGATGGGAGCGGCACTTGAGGCAACCAAGAAGGTCTTTATCTCCACCTGTATCACCTGCCCGGTCATGCGATACAATCCGGCGATTGTTGCGCAGACATTTGCGACACTCCGGCAGATGTATCCGGGAAGAGTTGGTATCGCCGTCGGCGCCGGCGAGGCCATGAATGAGGTCCCGGTGACCGGTGAATGGCCAAGCGTACCCGAGCGGCAGGACATGACGGTGGAAGCCATCGGAGTGATGCGTCAGCTCTGGGGAAGCCAGGAGCCCGTCACCTTCAAGGGGAAGTATTTCACCCTCGACAAGGCGTTCATGTACACCAAACCCGAAGATGAGGTTCCTCTCTACTTCAGCGGAATGGGTCCGAAGGGTGCACGGCTTGCAGGGAAATACGGCGACCACCTTATGACGGTGGCTGCGGATCCGTCCGTACTGAAGAACGTTACCATCCCGAACTTCGTAAAAGGTGCGGCTGACGCGGGAAAAGACCCCGCCAAGATGGAGCGTGCGATGCTGATCTGGTACTCCGTCGATCCCGACTATGACAAAGCAATTGAGGGACTGCGTTTCTGGGCCGGTTGCCTGGTTCCTGCCATGTTCAAATACAAGGTCTACGATTCAAAGGAGGTCGAACTCCACGCGAACCTCGTAGGGCATGACACGATGAAAGAAAACTTCATGGTTGCAACCGATGCGGAAGGGCTCATCAAGGAGATCGAGAGATTCAAAGCCGCCGGAATCACTCATTTCTGCCTCGGAAATTCGAGTCCCGATGTGAACCGGGGCATCGATATCTTCAAGGAAGTAATCCCCGCAGTGAAAGACTGA